Below is a window of Nomascus leucogenys isolate Asia chromosome 16, Asia_NLE_v1, whole genome shotgun sequence DNA.
gagggaaaggggacAGTACGGGTATGAGAGTAAAAGGAATGGAGGGAACAGCCATTTAACAATTCAGAAAACTGAACCAAGGGAAAAACCACAAATCCCATACAAATCCAAGGGGATTATCTGACAACTTTAGGGACTGTCCTTAAGTAAGAGAACACCTCACTATAGGAACAGAGCAATGATGTCCTCAGGAGTGGAGGGCATAAGCCGTGCTCAGTTCTGATAAAGACAGGAAGAGGAAGCACACGGGTAGCTAAACATTGAAGTCATCTAGTAGAAAGGCATGGAACAAATTCTATTAATTTAGATAGACGCAAATTATTAAATGAGACCCAGTGTCTTTGAATACAGTCCTGGCCCTGGGTCTCACGAAAGCAGTTTATGTTGACTATTGCCTTTTTCTGGGTCTAAAGATGAGGCTCTGGTTAACTGAAGTCTCGTGTAGAGACTGGCACCAACTTCCAAGATTCAGCAAGGGTTGTTTTCAGATGAGACATGTGCGTCCAAGAGTCAATCTCTGTAACTTAGCAGCACAAGGATTAATTAATAGCACCCATCAGTAGGCTGGAGGAAGTATTTTAACTGATGTCTCTTCCATTACTTGTCATCACCAAGCTGGAGGTGGTAATACTGGAGTTTACAGCCTGACGGGAACCTGTAAAAAGATTCTACAACCTGCAGTGATTGATCTTTATAGCTTTAACAAGCCCCTGGCAATAAGCCTAAAGTTCCCTCCTGTAATTGggcaggagaaaatatttcctggTCTAAGTGCACAGACCAACCAATAACAATTTCAAAAGGGGAGAGCTGACATTTACTGGTGGGAGTGGACTGCAGAATCAGTAATGCTAATGGGAGAGCTTCAGGCAAGGACAGGTTGAGTTTCTGTAACTTTGCCAGCTAGCTTTCAATGATCCCATTAGACTGTTCAACTAGCCCAGAGGACTGGGGGTAGTAGGCACAGTGAAAGTGCTATAAAAGGgcagattttaaaaacttgttctAGTATTTGGCAGGTAAAATGAGTGCCTCTGTCGCTGTGGAATTCAGTGGGAACACCCTAGATAGGAATGGTTTTTCTGAAGCAGCATTTTGGCCACCACCATAGCTGTTGCTTGTTTACAGGTGAAAGACCTACCTCAATGAGAATACATGTCAACCATTAGAAGAACAAAATTTAATCCGTGGGATGGTGGTAACTAAACGAAATCAAGTTGTCACATGGTTAAGGGACCCTGGGGAGAGGAAACTGTCCTGGAGGGAGCTTCAGTTCACCTGGGTTATACTGAGGGTAGATATGGCAAAGTTTATATAGCTGAGGGGCAAGAGCTGGAGAGAGCCACTGTACAGTAGTACTGTCTATCCTGCTGAATCATTTTGTCTGGATTCCAATGGGTCAGATTATGTATGAAGGTTGTTTGTCTTTGCAGGGTGCTGGGTAGGACTGGATGTCCATTTGGACCTTCCTGTAATTTTGTCTGGAACAAAATGCAATTTTGTTTCATCCATTTCCCTCTTCCAGACTCCAAGACTGTCTTTTGTGAAAATGAGTCTGGAAAGGTCTTCAGATGGGGAGGGGagcaaggaagaaggaagagcaaggaggggtggggagggggaggaggaggaggagtgggttGAGTACATGTAACTCTGGAAGGAGCCACTTGCTGGGTGGCAGCTTTAGCTGCTGCATCCACTAGGTGGTTGCCTTCGCTCTCTTCTGTCTTGTCAGAGAAATGTCCCTGGACTACGATAACGGCTAGGGCTCAATGAGCCTGAATGGCATCTAAGAGAAACAAAACagtctcttgtttttgtttttctgagacagagtcttactctgtcgcccaggctggaacgcagtggtgcgatctcagctcactgcaacctccacctcccaggctcaagtgattctcctgcctcagcctcccacgtagctgggattacaggtgcatgccaccatgtctggctaatttttgtgtttttcatacagatgaggtttcaccatgttggtcaggctggtctcaaactcctaacctcaagtgatccacctgccttggcttcccaaagtgctaggattacaggcgtgagccactgcacccagcctagtatTTGTTCTTAATAGGTTGTCCAGAGGAAGTAAAAAATCCTCTGTTTCTAGAGCATGCCAAAATCACGGGCAACTCCAAAGACATACATGCTGTCTGTATAAATATTAACCGTTTCATCCCTGCCAGTAGGCAAGCCCAAGCGAGGGGATGCTAATTGTGCTTGTTGGGCAGATCAGGCAGTTGGCTGGGGGCCTGATTCAGTGGTTCCCATCAGAGAGACCACCACATAGGCTGCATAATGGAAGCCAGCAGAATTTTTGAGAAAGAATCCATTAGTGGGTAAAGGGGTCTCCCTTAAGTCTATATGAGGTGAGAGAAAGGTGTCTGTAAAGACAATGCAGTCTTTGGGTGCTTTAACCTCCTATTAAAGGcaaaacagggccaggcgcagtggctcatgcctgtaatccctgcactttaggaggccgaggcgggcagatcacgaggtcaggagatcgagaccctcctggctaacacggtaaaaccccatctctactaaaaatacaaaaaattagccaggagtggtggcgtagtcccagctactcgggaggccgaggcaggagaatggcgtgaatctgggaggtggagcttgcagtgagtcgagatggtaccactgcactccagcccaggcaacagagtcagactccatctcgaaaaaaaaaaaaaaaaaaaaaaaaaggcaaaatggtaGCTACATTAAGGAGTTTACGGTAAATTATGGTTAGAttagaagaggaggagaaaagtaTCTCATAGGAGGTCAATCAACTGGCTTAAAGATGCTGAGTGAGGGGATGGTGCAAAGGGCCTAAATCGAATGAGAAACATATACAATGAGAGGGGATCCCAGGAGTATTTTTTTGGCAGCCTTGATGAGGCCTGAGGGGGTGGCAACTGCCCTCAGTACAAGAAGGAATGTCTCGTGAAACTGGTCAGCTGTCATGGTGAAACTGCAAAAAAGGAGGGGAGCTGGTCATAATGTCAGGCAGTTGGCTGAAGTCAGCAGAGGAGCAAGTCTTCCAATCTTGGTTTTtccagggctggtttctgtttaacTTTTAGGGAAAAAGTCTGATATTGGTTAGTAAGGAAGGAGACCAGGACCAACCCATCATCTTGTCATATTTGGAAATCttagtttttcatgtttttctgggGTCTACTTGGTCTGTTCAGCCAGTTtagggggcttagaattttatttttatttcacagggACAACCAGCCCAGTTGCTTTGGCAAGTCagtgacattaaaaaaagaaatgtgcggctgggcgcagtggctcacgcctataatcccagcactttgggaggccgaggcaggcggatcacgaggtcaggagatcgagaccaccctggctaacatggtgaaaccccgcctctactaaaaatacaaaaaattagctgggtatggtggcgggcacctgtagtcccagctacttgggaggctgaggcaggagaatggcgtgaacctgggaggcagagcttgcagtgagcccagatcgcgccactacactccagccggggcaacggagtgagactccatctcaaaaaaaaaaaagaaatgcgcTAGATCAAGGGGTTGGTAAACTAAGGCCCACAAGCCACTGCCTACTTTTGTTTGCCTCTAAGCTAAGAATGACTTTACATTTCTAAATAgttgaagaaaatcaaaagaatattttgtgacacatcAAAATTATAAGAACTTCAAGTTTCAGTGACCATAAGTTTTACTGGAACATGGCCACACCTATTTACATACTGTTTATCACCTGCTTTTGAAGGACAAGGTGTGAGATAGGAAAAAACGCAAACTGCTTTCTCCTACTGTATTCTCATACTCACGatactctgaatttttttttttttaaagtggaaatggggtctcactttgttgcccaggctggtcttgaactcccgggctcaagcagtcctcccgccttggcctcccaaagtgcttggattacaggcgtaaggATTCACTTCTGATGTCAGGTATGTGTGGGGGTTTCCTCTCCCAACAACCAATTCTCTgacaccagctgggtgacctATGATTTAACTCAATTCTCACACTATCTACCTGGATATAATATCAGACAGCAGAGGtcaagggctcagtcccacaagactctCCCCATTTCAGATACCAATTACAAGCAGTAGGTTCCCAGGTTACCCACAACTTGTCTAACTTGGCTACAATAAGAGGTTCCCACAACCCCCTTTTCAGGTTTGAtcatttgctagagcagctcacggAACTCAGGAAAGCATTTTACTTATTATCCATTCATTATAAACAGATGCAATTCAAAAATGGCCATGTGCAAGAGACACATAGAGACATGTATGGGTTTTTATAGAGGCTTCACCATGTAGgtatgattgattaaatcattggccattagTGAACAACTCAACCTTCAgttcctctccccttctccagAGGTGGGAGTGGGTGGTAGGGACTGAAACTTCCAACTATCTAATCACATGATTGGTTTTCCTAGGCAAACCCCCATCCTGAGGCTATCCAGGAGCCCCCAGTCATCAGTCATCTTagtagcatacaaaaagacacttaGCACTTAGGAGATTCCAAGGGTTTCAGGAGTTGTGAACAAAGAAATGGGAGCAGAGaacacatatgtatttattattacatCACAGTACACACAAGGGCAGAGTTGAATAGCTGCAATAGAGATCACGTGGCcctcaaagtctaaaatatttactatatggccctttaaagaaaaagttgGCAAACCTCTGCACTTGATTTAAAAACTTAAGGAACAACCAAATGTGTGGCTCTAAATGGGATACTATTTTGGACATGACCACCAAGGGACATTTTTGGAACAACAGGAAAAATTTGAGTATGATTTTGGTATTAGTTAAGATGAACATTCCCTGAAATGGAAAGGTGGAGACTGTGATTGAAAAAAGCAGAGTACAAAAGAGTAGCCTCAGTATGATCTTATTTTGTTTGGTATGCCTACAGAAGATCTGGAAAGATAGACGTGGAGGTGTTATGTGTGATTTGGAGGAACTGTATTAATCTgcttttgcattgctataaaggactatctgagactgggtgatttataaagaaaagaggtttatttggctcatggttctgcaggttgtacgaGATgcatgacaccagcatctgcttttgggaggatctcaggaagcttccaatcctggtggaaagggaaggggagccaGTGTGAACTCATTACCACAGGGAGGCCATCAAGcctttcatgagggatccacccccatgagaTGGATGGTGGGaagtgacccaaacacctcccactggaCCACCTCAACGTTGGAGAgcaaattttaacatgagatttggaggggacaaatatctaaactgtATCAGGAATGGaatatgatgtttttattttcactgttgtttgtattttgcattttcttcttgcacagatatttctcattttttggtGTACTGTGTAGTCTAAGATCAATGCAGTAGAGATTTTGGCATTTAATAGTTGCAGGTATAAGTATTTTTGAGAGTGGAAGAGTTTGTAAATAACACCCAGGGAATAGAATTCCACttgtggagaaagaaaagagagtatAAGCTGGGCTAAATAAATTCTCATGCTGGCCAGTGGTTCcacgtgtaatcccagaactttgggaggtggaggtggaaggacTACTTAAGGCcagcaattcaagaccagcctgagcaacatagcaagacacagtggtctacaaaaaaaaattagcctggtgtggtggtgagcacctctagtctcagctacttgggaggatgaggcaggaagatcacttgagcctaggaggtcaatgCTGGAGCCATGATctaagccactgtactccagcctaggtgacagagcaagagcctgtctcaaaacaaacaaaaacccccatTGTTGGGGTATAGTTCTAAGGGGCAGCCACTTGTTATGCaagtagaaaagagagaaatgtagAAAGAATTACAATGGTCAGCTGTCTTAAATCAAAACCTAAggtaattttcataaaattggtTTAATTTTTCATGCAACTGTCCCACGTGAAGCTTGTTCGTGGACCAATCTTCCAGGGATTTAATATGGTGTTTTTCAAAGTATTGTTCAGAACTCATTATTAGGCTAAGAAATTAGTCTAGCGATTCATgggcagaattttttaaatgacacaaaCTGAAAGATTAAATATCAGAGTAAGTCATATACCAAGGATGGAATGCATAATATGATCTCATTTctgtttcaaaaaggaaaaaaaaaaaccttgatatgttgtatttttatgaaTCTGTATAACAATCTATTAAAAATTAGGGAAGGCTATAAACTTTTAATATGGTTACTTTAGGAGAGTGGGGCTAAAGGAGAccatgcagaaaaaaatttattccaaTTATTTATTCCAATAAAGTCACCTTCTTTAAGAAGtcttttcttgcttattttatCTGGTGCTAATCCCTTTACTAATTTTCTTATCACCTTAGCACTAAAGCCACTCATTCATACTTTCCCAAATAGTCATTGTACTACGCccctaggaaaaaaatataaataccatACCAGTATCTGCCTTAAGAGTTTGATCTAGTGGGAAAGGCAGActcatatttaattataaataatgtggTATAAGTTTTAAGGAGTAAGTAGGTAGACAGGCAACAGGGTAGTTGGTAGGCAGAGGGAATATTTTGGCCCCAAATTCCCACTCTAAAACCTTGTCAGAGGTAACAAACAGCATGCACAAGTGTTTATAGAGCAGCCCAGGGATGGGCTAGAAAAGTGGGCAGGGCTGGACCACAGAAGGGCTTTGTATGGTGTGAAAGCATTTAGGCTATCCTGAGGAGAGCAAATGAAAGATGTGAGAAGAAACATTTAGCTGTTTGATTTTTAGATACACCAAAATGGAGTCTACATGGAGAATGGATTTAAGACATTAACTTGAGGCAGGGATTTGGTTGTATAACATAAACACACTTTTAGAAAGTTATGTGGCCTTTCTTTATGGAGTACTTCATGGCTCTTTATTCCATCTCCCTCATCAATTATATCAAAGGTTAGGATGGAAAGGCTAAGACACGGCAATGTCTTATTTGAGAACCCCTCCCCAAACCCCTACTCCAGGCTTTCCCACAGCAATTTCAAAACCTTTTTCCTGGCACTTAACATATTCTCCCCTGCATTTGCTTTTGACTGTACAGTACATAGGCCTTAGGTCTCCAGTCTGAAAACTGCACCACTAGATTTTACAGTTCCACAGGACTTAGCACAacgtctttgaaaaaaaaaatactgcttaaATAACTCTCAGATCTAAATGTATAATCCTAATCTCTTGATTGCCAGACCACATTCCCAACTGCCCAGATATCTCTACCTGGATGTCCTATAATTATCTCAAACTTAACCTAATCCAAATGGACCTGGATACCTCTCCTCACCGCCAAACTAGTCATGCTTCCATttcatatttaagtatttttccaAACCCTGAGTCATCTTTGTTCACTCTCTACTACCAGCCATGAACACTGAGCTGCTAAATGCTGCACACatctcttccatttctctctcttttccattaCCCTAGTTTAAGCTCTTGAAATGCTTCCCTACCTCTCCCTATTTCCCACAAAACCTACATAACAGCTATCAGGATTACCTTGCTAAAGCAGAGGTGTGATCACTGTCATTTCTCACCTTCAAGTAGCTGGAAACCCCACAAAGATGAGGATCATGCCCATTTAAATCCCGGCAGCATTCTCCCTCTCATTGTACTTGCCAAGTACAGTTTGTTTTTCTCCCCACTACTTGTGTTTTCTAGTTTCTCCACCAGATGGTGATGACAGTACAACTGGGAAATTTGTGCCCTGTGTTCCTAGGCCAGTGCCAGGCCCACATGAGGCGCTCACTAACTATGATATGAACGAATGAATGGTTGGTTGAGTAAATTGGTCCCCAGAATCGGTCATCCTCTCCGCCAAGGCAGAGGGGACGGGCCGGGAGGTGCACGTGGGATGAATGGAAACATAGTGATTGGCCTTcttggagttttctttttaaaaaaactgaatacaTTACAGATGTTAAAAAGAGCACAAAAATCATAACTGTACGGCttgttaatttttacaaataaatacacTCTAGTGAATCCAGAACCTAGATCAAGAACCAGAACATTACCAGCACCCAGAAACCTCCCCGCGCCCTCTTCCACTGAGCGGCCCTTTCAACCCCTACAAAGCCGGAGGGCGCAATTCCTGGGTCCTGTGACCTTGGTGACCGACGCCCGGGACAAGTCAGAAAGACCCAAGGGCGTGGAAAACGCTCCTCTTACCGATAAACTTGAAGCGACTCATGACCGCAGATGGGGGACCTCCCCGGCGGAAGCGGAAGTGGCCGCCGGCAGCTCCGCCCTTCCGGCTGGCCCCGCTCCGTCACCTGCTGCAGGCGTACGGTTTCCCGGTTCTCCCCGCGGCAGGGGAAGGTCAGCGCAGTCATGGCGTTCTTGGCGTCGGGGGCTTACCTGACCCATCAGCAAAAGGTGTTGCGGCTTTATAAACGGGCGCTACGCCACCTCGAGTCGTGGTGCGTCCACAGGTAAGGGATGGGTACCCAGGACTCGGGGAGGTGACCCTGGGGGCCCCATGGAGGTGGAGAGGCCACCGGGTACCTGGAGGTTCAAGGACTTCGGGAACGGAATTGGAAGGTGGCCTCTCGCTCCACAGAATCCTATGGTAGACCCGGGTTCTAATCCAGGCTTCGCCACCCATGGCCGGGAGACCTTGTAAAGTTGCTTATCGGGTCTGGGCCTCAGCTTTTTGTTTAGTAAAACGGACGCAGGACAGCGCAGAGGGTCGCaggaaaattaagtgaaataaaagaatGTGCCGAAACTTGTAATTGTCATGGGTCCAGCGCTCGCTAAACCGTTTTCTTCACGATCTTCTCCTTTCCAATATTAACGGCAATAAGCtatgcattattttctttagtCTGCAAAACTCCGGGAGTTAGGAATTATCTTAagcttattttacagataaggagataAGCCCAGCTAGTAACTTGCGCAAGGTGATAGAGTTTGTAAGTGAGCCAGGGTTAAAATTTAGGTCTTCCTCCAAAGCATCATCATTCTCCCACCCCTCCCAttagcttttctctttttagctTCATCTAGTCCTTTTCATTACCTTTACCTCTTTTTCACCTCTTAATTCTCTTTCCACCTCTATCCGTCTGAGACTAGTCTTAGAACATAGTGTTAAAATGTGTAGATTTTAATAACCTAAATTCAGTGCAAGGTGGGCTAACAACCCAAGATGTGTGAGTGCCAGGCCTCCACTCCAGTCTTACGACTCCCCAAACCTAGTTTTATAAGAAGGGCTTCTGGGAAAAAAACTCTATGGAAAATGGAGTGGGCCTGGAAGAATTGCAGAGGGTATCCTCGAAGCCCAGATTGCATATATGTGACTATTAGAAAATCACTGACATACTTCTCTTGATTTGGCAGGAAGATGGCCAAGTACAATGTGATGGGATTGTTCTTCCTTgagttttccttatttatttatttatttgacagaatTTGCAATTCAGATTCTATGCTCTAtgctaaatatataaatgttagtaAATCCATTTTTGAGCTGCAGCAGCTCATGGATTAGTGGGGAAAATGGACATGTAAACAAATCGATGATGAAGGAAGTTGAGCCATCAAGGATTCAGGTATCccaacacaaatgataaatgtttgaggtgatgaatatccaaattaccctgatttgatcattatacattatatggatgtattaaaatatcacatgtaccccgtAAATAGGTACAATAATTAtgtgtcaaaaaaaattaaacatgaaaaaaagaattcaagcaATACTGAACTATAGCTGGGAATACTAAAGTCCATAGTCCTAGAGGAAAATGATATAAACTAGCTACTATGACAGCTATGGCTCAGCATTTTTTAGATCGGACATTCTTTCTCAATCCTTGCCTTAATTTCTTCCTCCATTTGCCCTCATTGTGCTGTTCTCTGTGGTTCCATCCTAGGCTTACTGTGTTGCTGTATGTACTCGGGCAGCCTCATTTAGTGCTGTCACCACCTGCACTCATTTGTCTCTAGAGCTGTAGTTAGAATTGCTTGTTAGATCACCGActgttggctgggcgtgatggctcacacctgtaatcccagtactttgggaggctgaggcgggtggatcacctgaggtcaggagttcgagaacagcccgGCCTACatgtgaaactgcgtctctactaaaaatacaaaaattagccaggtgtggtggtgggtgcctgtaatcccagctactcacaaggctgaggcagaagaaccgcttgaacctgggaggcagaggctgcagtgagccgagatcgccccattgcactccagcctgggcgacaagagtgaaactttgtctcaaaaaataataataaaaaaaaattgaaaagatcaCCAACCGTTCTCTCAAACTCAATTTATCTAAATTCTTTGAAATCAAACTTGTTTTCCTATCACTCCCCATTCTGACTCTTTTCCCAAATTCCCTGCCTCCGCTAATGGTATTATTAGTAATTCAGTTACTGAGCTTTAAATCTCAGAATTGTTCTCAAGTATTTGCTCCTTATTCCTTTGCCAGTAACACACATACTCATACACCACGTATAATTAGACACTGGTTTTTGTAAATTCTCTTTCCAGTATGATATTAGTAACTGACATTATTGAACACTTGGGAAGTACCAGGcactttttaaagtttgtttatcTTATTGAATGCTTATGACAATCTCAAGATATACACACTGTTATTACcactattttacagaggaggaaccCGTGGCCTAGaagacttttgttgttgttgttgttagatggagtttcgcttatgttgcccaggctggagtgcaatggcgcgatcttggctcaccacaacttccgtctcccgggttcaagcaattctcctgcctcagcctcccgggtagctgggattacaggcatgcgccaccacgcctggctaatttttgtatttttagcagagacggggtttcgccatgttggccaggctggtcttgaactcctgacctcaggtgacccatccacctcagcctcccaaagtgctgggattacaggcatgagccaccgtgcccggcctttttgttgttgttgttgttttgtttttttgagatgaagtctcgctcttgtcccccaggctggagtgcaatggcgcaatctcagctcactgcaacctccgcctcccgggttcaagctattctcttgccttggcccccagagtagctgggattacaggtgcctgccaccacgcctggctagtttttgtatttttagttgagacgagatttcaccatgttggccaggctggtctagaactcctgacctcaggtgatccacctgcctcggcctcccaaagtgctgggattacaggcgtgagccgccatgcccggcctcatttttgcatttttagtagagacggggtttctccatgtcggtcaggcttgtcttgaactccagacctcgggtgatccacacgccttggcctcccaacgtgctgggattacaggcatgagccaccacacctggccagaagacATTAACTTACCccaggttacacagctagtagtGGCAGAGCTAAGATTCGGGCCCATACAGTCTGACTGGAGAGCCTGTTCTCCTAACTTGGAAGTCTAAATGTCTCTCCTGTCTCCTGTCACCATCACAGCTCCCTACTTTCAGGCCCTCATCAGCTGTGTCCTAGATTATTGTCAAAACCTCCTAACTGATCTTTGCCCAGTTTCTTTAGAACTTGACTTTAACTTGCCTAAGTTTATGCAGCTAATGTCAGAGTCAGGATACAAACCTAGCTCTATATGAGCTAAGCAATACTGTTTCCACTAAGTAACAcctttcttattcatctttgtatctccagAATTTAGCATAGTGACTAGCACAAGATAGAAGGAAATGGAAGTTGTCATTCGATGAATGTTGAATGATCCTACAGAGGTTAGAGCTTTTCTCTTGCgaatgctcttttctttttttttgtttaaatcctCTTTCCATTGTTGGATGTAAGAGGAGAAAAATGGTTAGGGTATATatttaatacagtattttttttgctgctgctgtttgGTGGGCTATAGAGGAAGCAGCCATGATGATAGGCTGCTCCATTGGGAGGGTTGGGGGAGGTCCACTGCCCATCCAGAAGGTATCAGAAGTGCAGCCTCCTGTCAGACAGCAACCACATGAGTAGGTAACATTTCTAATCTTCAAAATCATTTTGGTTTAAGAGACAAATACCGATACTTTGCTTGTTTGATGAGAGCCCGGTTTGAAGAACATAAGAATGAAAAGGATATGGCAAAGGCCACCCAGCTGCtgaaggaggctgaggaagaattctGGTACCGTCAGCATCCACAGCCATACATCTTCCCTGACTCTCCTGGGGGCACCTCCTATGAGAGATACGATTGCTACAAGGTAGGTGAGAATTATAATGGTGACTGCCTTCTGAGAAATAGACTTTGTTTCTTCAGTCCCAAACCTCAACCTTAGAAATCACTTGCCCTTCAAGGGGTAGGTAGGAGACTTATTTCCTGACAGTTGTCAGATGCAGGcctacctcattttattgcattttgttttattgtgcttggcagatat
It encodes the following:
- the NDUFB9 gene encoding NADH dehydrogenase [ubiquinone] 1 beta subcomplex subunit 9 is translated as MAFLASGAYLTHQQKVLRLYKRALRHLESWCVHRDKYRYFACLMRARFEEHKNEKDMAKATQLLKEAEEEFWYRQHPQPYIFPDSPGGTSYERYDCYKVPEWCLDDWHPSEKAMYPDYFAKREQWKKLRRESWEREVKQLQEETPPGGPLTEALPPARKEGDLPPLWWYIVTRPRERPM